TCGACGATGGCAGCACCGACTTCCGCAAGGTCTTCCGGAGCATGGGCATCGAGGACAAGTGGATCCTCACCCCGGGGCACAACGCCCAGGACATCCGCAAGGCCTTCCAGGTGTTCAGCCAGTCCGCGGTCCGGGTGAGCCAGGGCGCCGCCACCTTCCATCCCAGTGCCCTGGGCGGCTTCGGGGCGTAGCGTCTGGGGATGACCCAGAGGGAGCGGGCGCTTGGTGTGCCGCTCCCCCTCCTTTCAGGGTCTCGTCGCTCCTCGCGCGGCGCGAGCCTCATCCGGACTCCATCTTTCCCTGCTGAGAGGTCGCACGGAGCGGGTGGTCTGCACATGAGTCTCAAGCGTGTCATCACGTTCGCGGTCGCCCTGCTCGCGAGCCTGGGTCTGGTCGCCGCTACTTCCCTCGTCATCCTGACGACGTACCTGCATCGGGCCACCCTGAGCATGCAGGCGGCCGTGCAGGGCATCCAGGTCGCCCAGGACTTCGAGGTGACCCTGCTCAACCTGCACCGGCTTCAGGGCTCGCTCCGGCGGGGGGAGGCCGTGACCGTCAGCACCATCGAGGAGGCCGAGCGGCACCTGTCCGACCAACTGGAGAGAACCCGGCGTCAGGCCCAGTCGGAGGAGGAGCGGGAATTGGTCACCCAGGTGGACAAGGCCTTTTCCCTCTACCTCGATGCCCAGGGCCGCTCATTGGAGGTGCCCGCCGGACAGATGAGTACGGAGCTCAACCACCGTCTGGAAAACACCCTCTCGGCCATCAACCAGCTCATCGTCCTCAACATCCAGGAGGCGCGTGTGGAGCAATCCCGGGTCGATCGCTGGGACCAGATGGCGGATCTGGCGGGCCTGGGCGTCGCCGTGCTCCTGGTGCTGGGCGTGGTCGTCCTGTTGGTGTGGATGCAACGCGCCGTCTTCCACCCCCTGCTGGGCATCAGCCGGGCCATGCGCCGCTTCGGCTCCCGCGGCGAGCGGATCCAGGCTCCCATGGAGGGAGCCGAGGAATTGCGCGACATGGCGCGCACCTTCAACGAGATGGCCGACTCCCTCCTGAACCAGCGCCAGGCGCGGCTCACCTTCCTCGCCGGTGTGGCGCATGATCTGCGCAATCCCCTCTCCGCGCTGAAGATGTCCGCCGCGCTCGTCACGTCGCGAGGCCCCGTGTCCGAGGAGCGTTTGCGGAAGACGATGGCCCTGGTGAGCCGTCAGGTGTCGCGGTTGGACCGGATGGTGGGAGACCTGCTCGACTCCACCCGCATCGAGGCGGGCCGCTTCGAGCTGAAGCTGGAGGAGCGGGACGCGGGTGAACTGGCTACCTCCGTGGTGGAGCTGTACCGCTCCAGTGGCGCCGCGCACGAGCTGCGATTGCTGTTGCCGGATGGACCGCTGCCGCTGCGCTGCGACCCCACGCGCGTGGAGCAGGTGCTCAACAACCTGGTGAGCAACGCGCTGAAGTACTCGCGCGAGGGCAGTGTGGTGGACGTGGAGGTCCGGCGCGAGGGCGAGGAGGTGTGGCTGTCCGTGAGGGATCAGGGCATCGGCATCTCCGCCGAGGAGTTGCGTCATCTCTTCACCCCCTTCCAGCGCACGGGGAGCGCGCGCGAGAAGGCCCCCGGCGTGGGCATTGGCCTGTCCGTGGCGCGGCGCATCGTGGAGGCGCATGGCGGCCGCATCGAGGTGGAGAGCAGCCCGGGCCGGGGTTCCACCTTCCGTGTCCGGCTGCCTCGCTCTCCCAGTGTATCCGCCCCTCGGGAGGCCCGGCCGGGGCCCTTCGCTCCGGACCCGGTGTTCTCCTAGGTTCCGACCTTCTTGGAGGACGGGAGGCGGGGAGTTTTTGCACGTCGCCTATCGACGGCGACAGCTTCTTTGCGCGACTGTGCGGGCCCCTTGTCCCTTCACAGGAGTGAAGAAGCACGATGAAGCACGTCACGTCCCTCAAGCGTCTGCTGCCGTCCACCCTGGCCCTGTTGGCGCTCACCGGCTGCCCCAAGGATGGAACCGAGACCGAGCCCTGCGAGAAGGCGGACTACGCCCAGGCCCATCCCGAGGAGTGTGGTCCCCAGACCCGGCCCCCCGTGTGCGACCAGGCGGCCTATGACCGCGCCAACAACGACTCCGCCGCGGTCACCCAGTCGGATGTCAGCAACGCGCTCTTCGCCATCTCTCCGTCCAACACCCGCCTGAGCTGGAAGGACGCCGAGAAGACCGCGGTGCGCGTGGTGGTGTGGACCACCTTCCCGGGCTATACGAATGATTCGGTGGGGAACTACACGTTCACTCGCGAAGTGTTCGTCACCGCGGCGCCCCAGGTTCAGGATCTGTGCAAGGCCTCGACGCTGACGGGCAACGATCGCGCCAATCGCATCAATCAATACCTGGGTCTGCCCGCCGAGGCGGAGAACAAGCGGCAGATCGTGGAGCTGTGGGTGAAGCCGTCGGATCTGTTCCGTCCCTGCCCGGACGCGGATATCACCGACACCACGTGTGACCTGACGTACCCCAGCGACGTCACGCCCTCGCACAAGACCTGGCTCGACAACTACTTCGCTGGCAGCCACAACCCCTGGCAGCAGACGAAGTACCCGTTCACGGGCCTGGGCTACACCTATGACTGGTGCAGCGGTGGTACGTCGCCCGTGGGCGCCAGCGAGTACATCGTCAGGTCGGGTGCGGTCGCCCAGGTGATCGGCTACACCACGGCCGACGTCTACTGCGCGAAGTAGCGGGCCCGGGCCCAAGTGTCCAGGAGGCGTCTCGCGCTCGGGGCGCCTCCTGCGGCCAGTGGGCGGGTGGAGTAGAAACCTCCCCGTGCCTGCTCCGCTCCGCCGTGCCCTTGGCTCCGCCCTCGTGGCGGCACTGTTGTTCCCCCTGGGTTGCTACACGCCTCTCACCACCGTGAAAGAAGACGAGGCTCGTTTGCGCGCTCCCGACGACACCGTCCGTCCCGCGCCGCGCTGGGGCATCGCCCTGCACGGCGGTGCGGGCATCATCCCCCGCGAATCCCTCTCCCCCGAGCGCGAGGCCGCCATGCGCGCCGCGCTCGCCGAGGCCTTGAAGGCAGGCCATGCCGTGCTCGCCCGGGGAGGCACCAGCGTGGAGGCCGTCACCTCCGCCATCCGCGTCCTGGAGGACTCGCCCTACTTCAACGCGGGCAAGGGCGCCGTCTTCACCCATGAGGGCAAGAACGAGCTGGATGCGTCCATCATGAACGGGCGCACGCGCGAGGCCGGAGCGGTGGCGGGCCTGCGCCACGTGAAGAACCCCATCACCCTGGCGCGCGCCGTCATGGAGAAGTCCCCCCATGTGATGCTCATCGGCGAGGGCGCCGAGGCGTTCGCGCGCGAGCAGGGTCTCGAGCTCGTGCCCGAGGACTACTTCTACACCGAGGAGCGCTGGCAGTCGTTGCAGCGCGCGCTGGAGGCCGAGAAGAAGAAGCAGCAGGCTCCCCCGGAGCCGGGTCAGCCCCAGGGTCCCTCCACCTACCAGGGGCCGATCGATGGAGACCACAAGTTCGGCACCGTGGGCGCGGTGGCGCTCGACCAGGCGGGGAACCTCGCCGCGGGCACCTCCACGGGGGGAATGACGAACAAGCGTTTCGGCCGGGTGGGCGACTCGCCCATCATCGGCGCGG
This sequence is a window from Cystobacter ferrugineus. Protein-coding genes within it:
- a CDS encoding isoaspartyl peptidase/L-asparaginase family protein, whose translation is MPAPLRRALGSALVAALLFPLGCYTPLTTVKEDEARLRAPDDTVRPAPRWGIALHGGAGIIPRESLSPEREAAMRAALAEALKAGHAVLARGGTSVEAVTSAIRVLEDSPYFNAGKGAVFTHEGKNELDASIMNGRTREAGAVAGLRHVKNPITLARAVMEKSPHVMLIGEGAEAFAREQGLELVPEDYFYTEERWQSLQRALEAEKKKQQAPPEPGQPQGPSTYQGPIDGDHKFGTVGAVALDQAGNLAAGTSTGGMTNKRFGRVGDSPIIGAGTYASERCAVSGTGHGEYFVRYSVARDICSHVELLDLPLSESANHMVMEVLLQAGGEGGVIAMDAQGNVAMPFNTSGMYRGYMGPEGEPSVAIFKEP
- a CDS encoding HAMP domain-containing sensor histidine kinase; this translates as MSLKRVITFAVALLASLGLVAATSLVILTTYLHRATLSMQAAVQGIQVAQDFEVTLLNLHRLQGSLRRGEAVTVSTIEEAERHLSDQLERTRRQAQSEEERELVTQVDKAFSLYLDAQGRSLEVPAGQMSTELNHRLENTLSAINQLIVLNIQEARVEQSRVDRWDQMADLAGLGVAVLLVLGVVVLLVWMQRAVFHPLLGISRAMRRFGSRGERIQAPMEGAEELRDMARTFNEMADSLLNQRQARLTFLAGVAHDLRNPLSALKMSAALVTSRGPVSEERLRKTMALVSRQVSRLDRMVGDLLDSTRIEAGRFELKLEERDAGELATSVVELYRSSGAAHELRLLLPDGPLPLRCDPTRVEQVLNNLVSNALKYSREGSVVDVEVRREGEEVWLSVRDQGIGISAEELRHLFTPFQRTGSAREKAPGVGIGLSVARRIVEAHGGRIEVESSPGRGSTFRVRLPRSPSVSAPREARPGPFAPDPVFS